Proteins from a single region of Bombus vancouverensis nearcticus chromosome 5, iyBomVanc1_principal, whole genome shotgun sequence:
- the LOC143302759 gene encoding uncharacterized protein LOC143302759 isoform X1: MFAESFPSEVPFQTSLNIPCCSHPKRKRDSEEPMGDSGGSIKRMRPCDKPRVSEWLEELFNIDAEAVSKLGFDDLATFDENFFDAETVVLEREPPLVEIVDTDRCVKVRFANEIPEEVLEAHLRHHASGKKGISPVVRYWCMREFSELYPGAPCFDFDLV, from the exons atgtttgcggagtcgtttccatcagaggttcctttccagacttctctg aatataccgtgttgttctcatcccaagcgaaagagggattccgaagaacccatgggcgactcgggaggatccatcaaacgcatgcggccctgtgataaaccacgagtatcagagtggttggaggaactattcaacattgatgccgaggccgtgtcgaaattgggctttgacgatttggctactttcgacgagaatttcttcgatgcagagaccgtcgtattggagagggaaccccctctggttgaaatcgttgataccgatcgttgcgtgaaagttcgttttgcgaatgaaattcccgaagaggttttggaggcacatcttcgtcaccatgcttctgggaaaaagggaatttcccctgttgtgcgctattggtgtatgcgtgagttcagcgaactttatcccggagctccttgcttcgattttgatttagtgtag
- the LOC143302759 gene encoding uncharacterized protein LOC143302759 isoform X2: MFAESFPSEVPFQTSLRKRDSEEPMGDSGGSIKRMRPCDKPRVSEWLEELFNIDAEAVSKLGFDDLATFDENFFDAETVVLEREPPLVEIVDTDRCVKVRFANEIPEEVLEAHLRHHASGKKGISPVVRYWCMREFSELYPGAPCFDFDLV, encoded by the exons atgtttgcggagtcgtttccatcagaggttcctttccagacttctctg cgaaagagggattccgaagaacccatgggcgactcgggaggatccatcaaacgcatgcggccctgtgataaaccacgagtatcagagtggttggaggaactattcaacattgatgccgaggccgtgtcgaaattgggctttgacgatttggctactttcgacgagaatttcttcgatgcagagaccgtcgtattggagagggaaccccctctggttgaaatcgttgataccgatcgttgcgtgaaagttcgttttgcgaatgaaattcccgaagaggttttggaggcacatcttcgtcaccatgcttctgggaaaaagggaatttcccctgttgtgcgctattggtgtatgcgtgagttcagcgaactttatcccggagctccttgcttcgattttgatttagtgtag